One Nitrosopumilus sp. genomic region harbors:
- a CDS encoding VOC family protein, translating to MPRVSWFDIPADDLQRAQKFYKDVFDWKFDKWDGPMEYYMADTGKEEPGINGGLAKRMPGQMGITNTITVPSVDEFTKKIVDNGGQLITQKMPIPGIGWFAQCTDTEGNIFGIIQMDKKAATT from the coding sequence ATGCCAAGAGTTTCATGGTTTGACATTCCTGCAGATGATCTACAAAGAGCACAAAAATTCTACAAAGATGTTTTTGATTGGAAGTTTGACAAATGGGATGGACCAATGGAGTACTATATGGCAGATACTGGGAAGGAAGAACCAGGAATTAACGGAGGATTAGCAAAAAGAATGCCAGGTCAAATGGGGATTACAAATACAATTACAGTTCCATCAGTTGATGAATTCACAAAAAAGATTGTAGACAATGGAGGACAGTTAATTACTCAAAAGATGCCAATACCAGGAATTGGTTGGTTTGCACAATGCACTGACACAGAAGGTAATATCTTTGGAATAATTCAGATGGACAAGAAAGCAGCTACCACCTAA